Proteins found in one Arachis stenosperma cultivar V10309 chromosome 8, arast.V10309.gnm1.PFL2, whole genome shotgun sequence genomic segment:
- the LOC130944693 gene encoding uncharacterized protein LOC130944693, whose amino-acid sequence MEKSEPALVPEWLRSAGSVAGAGSSAHHPSTHTDANNHTRNRSIKATNDFDGPRSGYLERTSSSNSRRNSINGSAKHAYSSFNRGHRDKDRDRDKDRSSYGDHWDRDCSDPLANLFPGRTERDALRRSHSMVSKKHSDLLPHRLAVDTKSGGNSNPNNSNGILSGSSIQKAVFDKDFPSLGAEEKQGITEIARVSSPGLGATASQSLPVGSSALIGGEGWTSALAEVPAIIGSTPAGSLSVQQTVTPTSGSITSTANTSAVGLNMAEALAQTPSRARSTPQVSVKTQRLEELAIKQSRQLIPVTPSMPKALVNNSSDKSKPKATVRNADMSIAAKSVPQQPSVLHIANQSVRNVNAKGDAPKTSGKFTDLKSVVKPVVYENGISPHLKDPPTPTNYSNSRPGNQLAVASAGASTPLRNPNNVKSPTERRAPSLDVKLGSTMDKKHLMSQLQSRNDFFNNIKKKTMMNTSTALPDSSTVISPPTVEKSDDIDGGASGLQAGTQDLENNAEITSNGNAHGDVHRVADNEEKDAIPDEEEAAFLRSLGWEENSGEDEGLTEEEINAFYQECMKLGTTTLKLCQGMQPKLSKLLESYATNMNGASADSGSEA is encoded by the exons ATGGAAAAAAGTGAACCTGCGTTAGTTCCAGAATGGTTGAGAAGTGCTGGAAGTGTTGCCGGGGCTGGCAGTTCAGCCCACCATCCATCTACTCATACAG ATGCTAACAATCACACAAGGAATAGATCTATTAAGGCCACAAATGATTTTGATGGTCCTCGCTCTGGGTATCTTGAACGGACATCATCATCTAATTCTCGGAGGAATTCTATTAATGGTTCTGCCAAGCATGCCTACAGTAGTTTCAACAGAGGTCATCGGGATAAGGATCGTGACAGAGACAAAGATAGATCCAGTTATGGGGACCACTGGGATCGTGACTGTTCTGATCCATTGGCCAACCTCTTTCCTGGAAGGACGGAGAGGGATGCTTTGCGGCGTTCCCATTCGATGGTTTCCAAGAAACATAGTGACCTTTTGCCCCACAGACTTGCAGTAGATACAAAATCTGGTGGCAATAGCAACCCTAACAATAGCAATGGTATACTTTCTGGGAGTAGTATTCAGAAAGCTGTGTTTGATAAGGATTTTCCGTCACTTGGAGCTGAAGAGAAGCAGGGAATAACTGAAATTGCAAGAGTATCATCTCCTGGTTTGGGTGCCACTGCTAGTCAGAGTCTACCTGTTGGCAGCTCAGCTTTGATTGGTGGTGAAGGATGGACATCTGCACTCGCAGAGGTACCTGCTATAATTGGAAGCACACCTGCTGGGTCTCTATCAGTGCAACAAACAGTTACTCCAACTTCTGGATCTATAACTTCAACGGCAAATACGTCAGCTGTTGGTCTTAACATGGCCGAAGCTTTGGCACAGACACCATCCCGAGCTCGTTCTACTCCCCAG GTGTCAGTCAAAACCCAGAGACTTGAAGAGCTGGCTATCAAGCAGTCTAGGCAATTGATTCCAGTGACACCATCAATGCCTAAGGCTTTG GTTAACAATTCTTCTGACAAGTCAAAGCCCAAAGCAACAGTAAGAAATGCTGATATGAGTATTGCTGCCAAAAGTGTGCCACAGCAACCCTCTGTGTTGCACATTGCTAATCAATCTGTTCGCAATGTAAATGCCAAAGGTGATGCTCCAAAGACATCTGGAAAGTTTACTGATCTGAAATCAGTGGTTAAGCCAGTTGTCTATGAAAATGGTATTTCCCCTCATCTCAAGGATCCACCAACTCCAACAAATTATTCTAACAGCAGACCTGGAAATCAACTTGCTGTTGCTTCAGCAGGTGCCTCAACACCTTTGAGGAATCCCAATAATGTTAAATCCCCGACCGAGCGGAGGGCACCTTCTTTGGATGTTAAATTAGGTTCCACTATGGATAAGAAACACTTGATGTCTCAACTCCAGAGCCGAAATGATTTCTTCAATAACATCAAGAAGAAGACAATGATGAACACCTCCACAGCTCTTCCAGATTCAAGCACAGTGATTTCACCACCCACGGTGGAAAAATCTGATGACATAGATGGGGGAGCCAGTGGCCTTCAAGCAGGTACTCAAGATCTTGAGAACAATGCTGAAATTACCAGCAATGGTAATGCTCATGGAGATGTTCACAGAGTTGCTGATAATGAAGAAAAAGATGCAATTCCTGATGAGGAAGAGGCAGCATTCCTTCGTTCTCTTGGCTGGGAGGAGAATTCTGGTGAGGATGAGGGACTCACAGAAGAGGAGATCAATGCCTTCTATCAGGAA TGCATGAAGTTGGGCACCACTACATTAAAGCTATGCCAGGGAATGCAGCCAAAGTTGTCCAAGTTGCTTGAATCATATGCTACTAACATGAATGGTGCTTCTGCTGACTCCGGATCTGAAGCTTGA